One Panicum virgatum strain AP13 chromosome 9K, P.virgatum_v5, whole genome shotgun sequence genomic region harbors:
- the LOC120651274 gene encoding uncharacterized protein LOC120651274 translates to MHTCRQLGGELQSLPLKFMNSEECITDTKSPWLFRNRSCTMDGDMKHLRVRFSGVRQEDHGGGHTTLVPSQQSTSFGRGLLSNAEEYDAAYAATVAAAAYAIAAREEERLASQEKPIADKFGTEGKTMADKVTSGKKPASLGESRITPESKSPPKRGESFKRPIEGSRSTKWFSREEPIYDAYDDEPGANVSVRRPLRPAQKKPEGAISSDENVADKVLSDSPPSKKKEASFPRKGPEKKGSRKFEQDEGNQMLPPTAAATAKPMSSYSGRESRVATPPGMAFSSEVEVMAEAWEKEKLAKIKKRYNETMDTITEWEAEKKAKARRQKELKDESDSERKRTKALVEYNEEMSRINKVVIASKLTAEEKRRNAERKARDKAQTIRSTGKLPRTCGCF, encoded by the exons ATGCATACTTGCAGGCAACTTGGTGGTGAACTGCAAAGCTTACCACTCAAGTTTATGAATTCGGAGGAGTGCATTACAGATACGAAGAGCCCTTGGTTGTTCAGAAATCGATCTTGCACCATGGATGGTGACATGAAACATCTGCG GGTTAGGTTTTCTGGGGTGAGGCAGGAAGATCATGGTGGTGGCCACACTACACTAGTTCCATCTCAGCAAAGCACAAGTTTtggtagag GATTATTGAGTAATGCGGAGGAATACGATGCAGCATATGCAGCCACGGTGGCAGCAGCGGCGTATGCTATTGCTGCACGAGAGGAGGAGAGACTAGCGTCTCAAGAGAAGCCTATTGCAGACAAGTTTGGAACCGAAGGAAAGACCATGGCGGATAAGGTAACCTCTGGAAAGAAGCCTGCTTCACTTGGTGAGTCTCGGATAACCCCCGAGTCCAAGTCACCACCCAAGAGAGGTGAAAGCTTTAAAAGGCCTATTGAAGGCAGCCGATCTACAAAATGGTTTAGCAGGGAAGAGCCCATATACGATGCCTACGATGACGAACCAGGAG CTAATGTGTCGGTGAGGAGGCCGTTAAGACCGGCACAGAAGAAGCCAGAAGGTGCAATTTCATCTGATGAAAATGTAGCGGATAAGGTGTTGAGTGATTCTCCCCCAAGCAAAAAGAAGGAAGCTAGTTTCCCACGAAAAGGACCTGAAAAGAAAGGAAGCAGGAAATTTGAGCAAGATGAAGGGAATCAGATGCTGCCACCAACAGCAGCCGCCACGGCCAAGCCAATGAGCTCATATTCCGGTAGAGAGAGTAGAGTTGCCACCCCCCCTGGAATGGCCTTTTCCAGTGAAGTCGAAGTGATGGCAGAAGcttgggagaaggagaagttggCCAAAATCAAGAAGCG GTACAACGAGACCATGGACACTATTACCGAATGGGAGGCAGAGAAGAAGGCCAAGGCCAGGCGGCAAAAGGAACTGAAAGATGAG AGCGACTCGGAAAGAAAGCGCACTAAGGCCCTGGTGGAGTACAACGAGGAGATGTCGAGGATCAACAAGGTGGTTATAGCGTCGAAGTTGACGgcggaggagaagaggaggaatgCGGAGAGAAAGGCTAGGGACAAGGCACAGACGATACGGTCCACAGGGAAGCTTCCCCGGACATGTGGATGTTTCTGA